In a single window of the Bacillus mycoides genome:
- the comGB gene encoding competence type IV pilus assembly protein ComGB, with translation MYMFKRKWSLSDQALLCKRLSDLLEKGYSLLQALEFLQLQLPLGKKLQLQRMIEGLKNGQSLHASFHQLMFHSEMLSYLFYAERHGDISFALQQGSVLLYKKDKYRKDMMKVMRYPMFLSFFLMIMLSVFNLILLPQFEMMYSSLRSTAPPLTEQILVAIKLLPYFIYMIVLIVITGFSIYIFYFRKLPPTQKVKIMIRIPLMKTFLILNHSHYFSTQLSGLLHGGLSVHEALTIMMKQKYHPFFQYEADRIERQLIAGEPLQSIIDKSGYYEKELSYIITHGQANGNLANELGDYSELIIEKVEQKIKRMLFVIQPILFTCLGVIVILMYLAMIMPMFQMMNSI, from the coding sequence ATGTATATGTTTAAGAGAAAATGGAGTTTAAGTGATCAAGCATTATTATGTAAAAGATTAAGTGATTTATTAGAGAAAGGTTACTCACTTTTGCAGGCGTTGGAATTTTTGCAGTTGCAACTACCATTAGGGAAGAAATTACAGTTACAGCGTATGATCGAGGGATTGAAAAATGGACAAAGTTTGCACGCTTCTTTTCACCAATTAATGTTTCACTCTGAGATGTTAAGTTATTTGTTTTATGCAGAGCGACATGGTGACATTTCTTTTGCTTTGCAACAAGGGAGCGTACTTCTTTACAAGAAAGATAAATATAGGAAAGATATGATGAAAGTAATGCGATATCCTATGTTTTTATCATTTTTTTTAATGATTATGCTTTCTGTTTTTAACCTCATTTTATTGCCTCAGTTTGAAATGATGTATAGTTCTTTACGTTCTACAGCACCACCACTTACGGAGCAAATTTTAGTTGCAATTAAATTATTACCCTACTTCATTTATATGATTGTTCTTATCGTTATAACGGGATTTAGTATATATATATTTTATTTCCGAAAACTTCCGCCTACTCAAAAGGTAAAGATTATGATCCGTATTCCCCTTATGAAAACATTTCTTATTTTAAATCATTCGCATTATTTTTCCACTCAATTAAGTGGTTTATTACACGGTGGATTGTCGGTACACGAAGCATTAACAATAATGATGAAGCAAAAGTATCATCCGTTCTTTCAGTATGAAGCAGACCGAATTGAGCGGCAATTAATTGCAGGGGAACCGTTACAATCTATTATTGATAAAAGCGGTTATTACGAGAAAGAACTTTCTTATATCATTACGCATGGACAAGCAAACGGTAATTTAGCAAATGAGCTTGGTGATTACAGTGAGCTCATTATTGAAAAGGTAGAACAAAAAATTAAACGTATGTTATTTGTGATTCAACCCATTTTATTTACATGTCTTGGGGTTATAGTCATTTTGATGTACTTAGCGATGATTATGCCGATGTTTCAAATGATGAATTCTATATAG
- the comGC gene encoding competence type IV pilus major pilin ComGC, with product MQNEEGFTLLEMLLVMVVITVLLLLIIPNVVTQRSSVQGKGCAAYVKSIEAQIQAYHLQHNKIPSIEELETGKYITSKTCPKGEPIHISDDGTVSAGKS from the coding sequence ATGCAGAATGAGGAGGGTTTTACTCTTTTAGAAATGTTATTAGTTATGGTTGTCATAACTGTATTATTACTATTAATTATTCCAAATGTAGTTACACAGCGCTCATCCGTCCAAGGAAAAGGATGTGCAGCCTATGTGAAATCTATAGAAGCACAAATACAAGCATATCACTTGCAACATAATAAGATTCCATCAATAGAGGAACTTGAAACAGGAAAGTATATTACTTCAAAAACTTGCCCGAAAGGTGAACCAATCCATATTTCCGATGATGGTACGGTATCAGCTGGGAAATCGTGA
- the comGD gene encoding competence type IV pilus minor pilin ComGD, protein MKQKGFTLLEMLLVLFAISVLSVVTHFNVTSLHEKQKVEQFLKQFSNDILYMQQLAIKRQQHYTLRWFKGKQMYYISESETDLLIVKREYDKDVQMDLHTFPNPMTYNPSGNINRGGTILLSYRGYKYEIVFQLGRGRFTYREVSKRISNG, encoded by the coding sequence GTGAAGCAAAAAGGTTTTACTCTTTTAGAAATGCTACTTGTCTTATTTGCTATTTCTGTACTGAGTGTTGTTACGCATTTTAACGTTACTTCATTACATGAAAAACAAAAAGTTGAGCAGTTTTTGAAACAGTTTTCAAATGATATTTTGTATATGCAGCAGTTGGCGATTAAGCGTCAACAACATTATACGTTACGCTGGTTTAAAGGGAAACAGATGTATTATATTTCGGAATCGGAGACAGACCTTTTAATTGTTAAGAGAGAATATGATAAAGATGTCCAAATGGATTTGCATACCTTTCCAAATCCAATGACATATAATCCGAGCGGGAATATTAATAGGGGTGGTACGATTTTACTTTCCTATCGAGGGTATAAATATGAGATTGTATTTCAGCTTGGAAGAGGGAGATTTACGTATCGTGAAGTGTCAAAAAGGATCAGTAATGGTTGA
- the comGF gene encoding competence type IV pilus minor pilin ComGF — translation MQRKNKKEAGFTLIEMIACLLLLSMFFLLLPRLHIMGIENTHSKGLNDWEWDVFLGQMQLEFREVLSVRKIELENGGNILRFQLRNGDQVTYEKLNSNLIRKVNMRGREFILQRIEAISYKLTPHLLYIYVKDISGEIYEGVAVRYSEIEIET, via the coding sequence ATGCAAAGAAAAAATAAAAAAGAAGCGGGATTTACATTAATAGAAATGATTGCATGTTTGTTGCTTTTATCAATGTTCTTTTTACTTTTACCGCGTCTTCATATTATGGGGATAGAAAATACACATTCAAAAGGATTAAATGACTGGGAGTGGGATGTGTTTTTAGGACAAATGCAATTAGAGTTTCGTGAAGTATTAAGTGTGAGGAAGATAGAGCTAGAAAACGGTGGGAATATTTTACGCTTCCAACTTCGTAATGGTGATCAGGTGACGTATGAAAAGTTGAATAGTAATTTAATAAGAAAAGTAAATATGCGCGGAAGGGAATTTATATTACAAAGGATTGAAGCGATTTCGTATAAATTAACACCTCATTTGTTATATATATATGTGAAAGATATAAGTGGTGAAATATATGAAGGCGTGGCTGTGCGCTATAGTGAAATTGAGATAGAAACATGA
- the comGG gene encoding competence type IV pilus minor pilin ComGG — translation MRKQDGFAMPGTIIFLILFISFLMYETNMLLSDKKFYSEIEQSFFMEELVDRAMSDIKRELQQKEKEDVFLFQYERGEVSGKYVFENDVIIISLQCVTKQRVFYTVSFRYREKDNKIFDWVEG, via the coding sequence ATGAGAAAACAAGATGGATTTGCAATGCCAGGAACAATTATTTTTCTTATTTTATTCATTTCTTTTTTGATGTACGAAACGAATATGTTACTTTCGGATAAAAAATTTTATTCTGAAATAGAACAAAGTTTTTTCATGGAGGAACTTGTTGATCGCGCTATGTCAGATATAAAAAGAGAGTTACAGCAAAAAGAAAAAGAGGATGTTTTTTTATTTCAGTATGAAAGAGGAGAAGTGAGTGGAAAGTACGTCTTTGAAAATGATGTTATTATCATTTCGTTGCAATGTGTTACAAAACAGAGAGTTTTCTATACAGTGAGCTTTCGGTATAGGGAAAAGGATAATAAAATATTTGATTGGGTAGAAGGATAA
- a CDS encoding 2OG-Fe(II) oxygenase, whose product MTNNNQIGENKEQTIFDHKGNTIMTEDREIQIISKFEEPLIVVLANVLSDEECDELIELSKSKMERSKVGSSRDVNDIRTSSGAFLEENELTSKIEKRISSITNVPVAHGEGLHILNYEVDQEYKAHYDYFAEHSRSAANNRISTLVMYLNDVEEGGETFFPKLNLSVHPRKGMAVYFEYFYQDQSLNELTLHGGAPVTKGEKWIATQWVRRGTYK is encoded by the coding sequence ATGACAAATAACAATCAAATAGGTGAAAATAAGGAACAAACTATTTTTGATCATAAAGGAAATACGATTATGACAGAGGATAGGGAAATACAAATTATTTCAAAATTCGAAGAACCTCTTATTGTCGTATTAGCAAATGTATTAAGTGATGAAGAGTGCGATGAATTAATTGAATTGTCTAAAAGCAAGATGGAACGTTCTAAAGTTGGTTCATCACGTGATGTAAATGATATTCGAACAAGTAGTGGTGCATTTTTGGAAGAGAATGAACTAACTTCGAAGATTGAAAAACGAATTTCATCTATCACGAATGTTCCTGTAGCGCATGGAGAAGGATTGCACATTTTAAATTATGAAGTAGATCAAGAATATAAAGCGCACTATGATTATTTTGCGGAACATAGTAGATCAGCTGCTAATAATCGTATAAGTACTCTTGTGATGTACTTAAATGATGTAGAAGAAGGCGGAGAAACATTCTTTCCGAAATTAAATCTTTCTGTACACCCTAGAAAGGGAATGGCAGTATACTTTGAGTACTTTTATCAAGATCAATCACTAAATGAGCTTACGTTACATGGAGGGGCACCTGTTACGAAGGGCGAGAAATGGATTGCAACGCAGTGGGTGAGAAGAGGTACTTATAAGTAA
- a CDS encoding shikimate kinase — MKSIYITGYMGVGKTTIGKALSKELHMEVVDTDQKIEEQKEKEIRYIFAEEGEMAFREYESEMLRSLPVQNVIMTTGGGIIEREENRKWMKENGTVVYLYCDPHVIAERLREDTTRPLFQKKDIEAFITKFESRRAYYEEADIHIDTTNKSVKQIMNELKQKINE, encoded by the coding sequence ATGAAATCTATATACATAACCGGCTATATGGGAGTCGGGAAAACAACAATTGGAAAAGCGTTAAGTAAAGAACTCCATATGGAAGTTGTAGATACAGATCAAAAAATCGAAGAGCAGAAAGAGAAAGAGATTCGGTATATTTTTGCAGAAGAAGGCGAAATGGCTTTTCGTGAATATGAAAGTGAAATGTTACGTTCATTACCGGTTCAGAATGTAATTATGACAACTGGTGGAGGGATTATTGAACGAGAGGAAAATCGAAAGTGGATGAAGGAAAATGGAACTGTTGTGTATTTATATTGCGATCCACATGTAATTGCAGAAAGGCTTCGTGAAGATACGACACGTCCACTATTTCAGAAGAAAGATATAGAGGCATTTATAACGAAATTTGAATCGCGCCGAGCTTATTATGAAGAGGCTGATATTCATATCGATACGACAAATAAGTCGGTAAAGCAAATTATGAATGAATTAAAGCAAAAGATTAATGAATAA
- a CDS encoding YqzE family protein, which produces MSTNDYVRFVTQQFVSYMDAPKEDRKQQKQQRRAEKEPFLNKWFGVMPLSAALFYRNVKNKRKKSS; this is translated from the coding sequence ATGTCTACTAATGATTATGTACGATTTGTGACACAGCAATTTGTGTCATATATGGATGCTCCAAAAGAGGATCGAAAACAACAGAAACAACAACGTCGTGCGGAGAAAGAGCCATTCTTAAATAAATGGTTTGGTGTTATGCCACTGAGCGCTGCTTTGTTTTATCGAAATGTAAAAAATAAAAGAAAAAAATCAAGCTAA
- a CDS encoding VC0807 family protein: MNQNKKAILDLVFYLVFPFLIWKFAKPYIDPYYAMLISSVPGIIYTLYTFKKEKQFNVTGFFILITLISNTTVDLISGSAERMLWNDAYYHIVLGCIVICTIFIKKPLMLYFAADISALQGHDRDKSRELYRDSRIYPALQYLTLFFGLQFILKSFLKIYFISVFGVDGYGEMRAIMTAVGWGISICIGIGFVWVNNKIHAVTEEKESVQQ; encoded by the coding sequence ATGAATCAAAATAAAAAAGCTATATTAGATCTTGTCTTTTATCTCGTATTCCCATTCCTCATTTGGAAATTTGCAAAACCTTATATCGATCCTTATTACGCAATGTTAATTTCCTCTGTTCCGGGGATTATTTATACACTGTATACCTTTAAAAAAGAAAAACAGTTTAACGTTACAGGGTTCTTTATTTTAATTACACTCATTTCTAATACAACGGTAGACTTAATATCTGGATCAGCGGAACGAATGCTATGGAATGATGCATATTATCATATCGTACTTGGCTGCATCGTTATATGTACAATCTTTATAAAAAAACCACTTATGTTATATTTCGCAGCGGATATTTCAGCACTGCAAGGTCATGATCGTGATAAAAGTCGTGAGCTTTATCGTGATAGTCGTATATATCCAGCACTGCAATATTTAACACTATTTTTCGGCCTTCAATTTATATTAAAAAGCTTCTTGAAAATCTATTTCATCTCTGTTTTCGGTGTAGATGGATATGGTGAAATGAGAGCTATTATGACCGCTGTTGGCTGGGGTATTTCTATTTGCATCGGAATAGGGTTTGTATGGGTAAATAATAAGATACATGCGGTTACTGAAGAAAAAGAATCTGTGCAACAATAA
- a CDS encoding YqhG family protein, protein MQQNEIHNYLYNFFEANNCEILERSPHLLDVQLTIEMDKLLMNRPFYWHYLEKTGGVPNPMRLTLITNPENEENDGELIHYGSPRLHQIFETTKELGSYIRLYEEVKHSGATHTPLHPWLGVNIKVSYQCDRKKDILHSIGIHLISGTMIANFHDTLAEIKLTPKIPDFCFTLSPIIKPQSGLQRIEDALKSIIAEDDHTWAKEARVRWNHDLDLLNRFYEDSDELPESYEIEKQALQEQYEPRITIQIINGGLFYVTANHFLS, encoded by the coding sequence ATGCAGCAAAATGAAATTCATAATTACTTATATAACTTTTTTGAGGCGAATAACTGCGAAATTTTAGAACGTTCCCCTCACCTATTAGACGTGCAGTTAACAATTGAAATGGATAAATTATTAATGAACCGCCCTTTCTATTGGCACTATCTTGAAAAAACAGGAGGCGTTCCGAACCCAATGCGCCTTACTCTTATTACAAATCCAGAAAACGAAGAAAACGACGGTGAACTTATTCATTACGGTTCACCCCGTTTGCATCAAATATTTGAAACAACAAAAGAACTAGGTTCATACATACGTTTATATGAGGAAGTGAAACATAGCGGGGCAACTCATACCCCCCTTCATCCTTGGCTTGGTGTAAATATAAAAGTATCTTATCAATGCGACCGAAAAAAAGACATACTTCATTCTATCGGTATTCATCTTATTTCCGGGACAATGATTGCAAACTTTCATGACACTTTAGCAGAGATCAAACTCACACCGAAAATACCTGACTTTTGTTTTACCCTCTCACCTATCATTAAGCCACAAAGTGGCTTACAACGTATAGAGGATGCTTTAAAAAGTATAATCGCTGAAGATGACCACACGTGGGCAAAAGAAGCGAGAGTGCGTTGGAATCACGATTTAGACCTTTTAAATCGATTTTACGAAGATAGCGATGAACTTCCAGAAAGCTATGAAATTGAAAAGCAAGCATTACAAGAACAATACGAACCACGCATTACAATACAAATTATAAACGGTGGTCTCTTTTATGTTACCGCAAATCATTTTCTATCTTAA
- a CDS encoding DEAD/DEAH box helicase, which translates to MNVDISVDRTWQNNFLKRIDEDGPWTNWDLYHLAYKTEKSLLVPTFDGLQAPKHLSHFTPLPHQLEVAQNVIEQMNGKAILADEVGLGKTIEAGLILKEYMVRGLVKKVLILVPASLVSQWAYELNTKFFIPAVAQKKSYSWEQADVIVSSIDTAKRSPHRDIVLNLEYDLIIIDEAHKLKNNKTKNYEFAQRLKKKFCLLLTATPVQNKIDEIFNLVSLLKPGHLGNQSNFEEYYASKNRSTESDEDLKALINKVMVRNRRNNTGIDWPKRHVRTIFVEFNEEEQALYNEIENWRGQDAVTSAFSSLTLKREACSSREAVYYSLKKHVEKRQKENEHYIKDPHIDVLMDKINHIPFNSKANKALELIKEVDDKVIIFTEYRASQMYLQWFLQQHGISSVPFRGGFKRGKKDWMKELFQNHAQVLIATEAGGEGINLQFCSHMINYDLPWNPMRLEQRIGRIHRLGQKNDVHIYNLATKHTVEEHILKLLYEKINLFERVIGELDEILTRINMKNIDAHIQEIFAQSKSEGEIRIKMENLTSIIDFAKRNEAEVQDYAAK; encoded by the coding sequence ATGAATGTCGATATTTCCGTAGATCGAACGTGGCAAAACAATTTTTTAAAAAGAATTGATGAAGATGGTCCTTGGACAAATTGGGATTTATATCATTTAGCTTATAAAACAGAGAAATCGTTACTCGTCCCTACTTTTGATGGATTGCAAGCACCGAAACATTTATCACATTTCACGCCGCTTCCACATCAATTAGAGGTCGCTCAAAATGTCATTGAACAAATGAATGGTAAAGCGATTCTAGCAGACGAAGTCGGACTTGGAAAAACGATTGAAGCTGGACTTATTTTAAAAGAATATATGGTTCGAGGACTTGTAAAAAAGGTACTCATTCTCGTTCCAGCTTCTCTCGTATCTCAGTGGGCGTATGAACTAAACACAAAATTTTTTATTCCTGCGGTCGCTCAAAAGAAAAGTTATTCTTGGGAACAAGCTGATGTCATCGTTTCATCAATCGATACTGCGAAACGTTCACCGCATCGCGATATCGTTTTAAACCTAGAGTATGACCTTATTATTATCGATGAAGCACATAAACTAAAAAATAATAAAACAAAAAACTATGAATTTGCACAGCGATTAAAAAAGAAGTTTTGTTTATTACTAACTGCAACTCCTGTTCAAAATAAAATCGATGAAATCTTCAACCTCGTTTCTTTATTAAAACCAGGTCATTTAGGCAATCAATCTAATTTTGAAGAATATTACGCTTCCAAAAATCGTTCCACTGAATCCGATGAAGATTTAAAAGCTCTTATCAATAAAGTAATGGTTCGAAATAGACGCAATAACACTGGCATTGATTGGCCGAAGAGGCATGTACGAACAATCTTCGTTGAATTCAATGAAGAAGAACAAGCTTTGTATAATGAAATTGAAAATTGGCGTGGACAAGATGCCGTCACATCTGCTTTCTCATCCTTAACTTTAAAACGGGAAGCATGTAGTAGTCGTGAAGCTGTTTACTATTCACTAAAAAAACATGTAGAAAAAAGACAGAAAGAAAATGAGCACTACATAAAGGACCCACATATTGATGTGCTGATGGACAAAATTAATCATATTCCGTTCAACTCCAAAGCAAATAAAGCACTAGAGCTTATAAAAGAAGTTGACGATAAAGTCATTATCTTCACTGAATATAGAGCTTCACAAATGTATTTACAATGGTTCTTACAACAACATGGCATTTCCTCTGTTCCATTTCGCGGTGGATTTAAGCGCGGGAAGAAAGATTGGATGAAGGAGCTTTTCCAAAATCATGCCCAAGTATTAATTGCGACCGAAGCTGGTGGTGAAGGAATTAACTTACAATTTTGTAGCCATATGATTAATTACGACTTACCGTGGAATCCAATGCGACTCGAGCAAAGGATTGGACGTATTCACCGTCTTGGACAAAAAAATGATGTTCATATTTATAACTTAGCAACAAAGCACACTGTTGAAGAGCACATTTTAAAACTACTATATGAAAAAATTAATTTATTTGAACGTGTAATCGGTGAACTCGATGAAATTTTAACGAGAATCAACATGAAAAATATTGATGCGCATATTCAAGAAATTTTCGCGCAGTCAAAAAGCGAAGGTGAAATTCGAATCAAGATGGAAAATTTAACATCTATTATCGATTTTGCGAAGCGCAATGAAGCAGAGGTGCAAGACTATGCAGCAAAATGA
- the gcvT gene encoding glycine cleavage system aminomethyltransferase GcvT, translating into MITLQRTPLFDVYAKYGGKTVDFGGWELPVQFSSIKEEHEAVRTGAGLFDVSHMGEVEVKGVDSLAFLQRVVTNDVSTLKVGGAQYTAMCYENGGTVDDLLIYKRGEEDYLLVINASNIEKDYEWLASHVIGDAKVVNVSSEVAQLAIQGPKAEGILQKVVSEDLKEIKFFKFKNNILVDGIPALVSRTGYTGEDGFEIYCKSEDAAKLWEKLLEVGAEEGLKPCGLGARDTLRFEATLPLYGQELSKDITPIEAGIGFAVKPNKEADFFGKETLKEQKENGASRKLVGIEVIERGIPRTHYPVFIGEEKIGEVTSGTQSPTLKKSIGLALIDVKYAAVDTEVEIEIRNKRVKAVVVPTPFYKRSK; encoded by the coding sequence ATGATTACATTACAACGTACACCGTTATTTGATGTATACGCGAAGTATGGTGGGAAAACAGTCGACTTCGGTGGTTGGGAATTACCAGTTCAATTTTCAAGCATTAAAGAGGAACATGAAGCTGTACGTACAGGAGCAGGTTTGTTCGATGTATCTCATATGGGAGAAGTAGAGGTAAAAGGTGTAGATAGTTTAGCATTTTTACAACGTGTTGTTACAAATGACGTATCTACCTTAAAGGTAGGGGGCGCACAATATACAGCTATGTGCTATGAAAATGGTGGCACAGTAGATGACTTATTAATCTACAAACGTGGTGAAGAAGACTATTTATTAGTAATCAATGCATCAAATATCGAGAAAGATTACGAATGGTTAGCTAGCCATGTAATTGGCGATGCGAAAGTAGTCAATGTTTCTAGTGAAGTTGCGCAGCTTGCAATTCAAGGACCAAAAGCAGAAGGCATTTTACAAAAAGTTGTGTCAGAAGATTTGAAAGAAATTAAGTTCTTTAAATTTAAAAATAATATTCTTGTAGATGGAATTCCTGCACTTGTATCTCGTACAGGTTACACAGGTGAAGATGGATTCGAAATTTACTGTAAGAGTGAAGATGCAGCAAAACTTTGGGAGAAACTTCTTGAAGTGGGAGCAGAAGAGGGCTTAAAACCATGTGGCTTAGGTGCTCGTGATACACTTCGCTTCGAAGCAACACTTCCGTTATACGGACAAGAGTTATCAAAAGATATTACACCGATTGAAGCGGGAATTGGCTTTGCGGTAAAACCAAATAAAGAAGCAGATTTCTTTGGAAAAGAAACGTTAAAAGAGCAAAAAGAAAACGGTGCATCTCGTAAATTAGTCGGCATCGAAGTAATCGAACGCGGTATTCCTCGTACGCATTACCCTGTATTTATAGGAGAAGAAAAAATCGGGGAAGTAACGAGTGGTACACAATCTCCAACGTTAAAGAAAAGCATTGGTTTAGCACTAATTGATGTAAAATACGCAGCAGTTGATACAGAAGTAGAAATTGAAATTCGTAATAAACGCGTCAAAGCAGTAGTTGTTCCAACACCATTTTATAAACGTTCAAAGTAA